One stretch of Streptomyces sp. NBC_00443 DNA includes these proteins:
- a CDS encoding hydroxymethylglutaryl-CoA lyase: MTLPMTVPAADLPARVRIHEVGARDGLQNEKSTVPTEVKAEFVRRLAEAGLTTIEATSFVHPKWVPQLADAEELFPLVSDLPVALPVLVPNDRGLDRALALGARRVAVFASATESFAKANLNRTLDESLAVFEPVVARAKAEHVHVRGYVSMCFGDPWEGAVPIHQVVRVCRALRDMGCDELSLGDTIGVATPGHVLELLSMLNEEGVPTNVIGVHFHDTYGQALANTYAALEHGVTTVDASAGGLGGCPYAKSATGNLATEDLVWMLRGLGIDTGVDLDRLVATSAWMAEQLGRPSPSRTVRALSHKEQ, translated from the coding sequence ATGACGCTGCCCATGACGGTGCCTGCCGCGGACCTGCCCGCCCGGGTCCGCATCCACGAGGTCGGCGCGCGCGACGGCCTGCAGAACGAGAAGTCGACCGTGCCGACCGAGGTCAAGGCGGAGTTCGTGCGCCGCCTCGCCGAGGCGGGGCTGACGACGATCGAGGCCACCAGCTTCGTCCACCCCAAGTGGGTGCCCCAACTGGCCGACGCGGAAGAACTGTTCCCGCTCGTCAGCGACCTCCCGGTGGCGCTCCCCGTGCTGGTCCCCAACGACCGCGGCCTGGACCGTGCCCTGGCCCTCGGCGCCCGCCGGGTCGCCGTCTTCGCCAGCGCCACGGAGTCCTTCGCCAAGGCCAACCTCAACCGGACGCTCGACGAGTCACTGGCGGTGTTCGAGCCGGTCGTGGCCCGCGCCAAGGCCGAGCACGTCCATGTCCGCGGCTATGTCTCCATGTGCTTCGGCGACCCTTGGGAGGGCGCGGTCCCGATCCACCAGGTGGTCCGCGTGTGCAGGGCGCTGCGGGACATGGGCTGCGACGAACTCAGCCTGGGCGACACGATCGGCGTCGCCACGCCCGGACATGTGCTGGAACTCCTCTCCATGCTGAACGAGGAGGGCGTCCCCACGAACGTCATCGGCGTCCACTTCCACGACACCTACGGCCAGGCGCTGGCCAACACCTACGCCGCCCTGGAACACGGCGTCACCACCGTCGACGCCTCCGCCGGCGGCCTCGGCGGCTGCCCCTACGCCAAGTCCGCCACCGGCAACCTCGCCACCGAAGACCTCGTGTGGATGCTGCGGGGCCTCGGCATCGACACCGGAGTCGACCTCGACCGCCTAGTCGCCACAAGCGCGTGGATGGCCGAGCAACTGGGCCGACCCAGCCCTTCCCGCACCGTACGAGCCCTGTCCCACAAGGAGCAGTGA
- a CDS encoding acetyl/propionyl/methylcrotonyl-CoA carboxylase subunit alpha, whose translation MFDTVLVANRGEIAVRVIRTLRSLGVRSVAVFSDADADARHVREADTAVRIGPAPAAESYLSVERLLEAAARTGAQAVHPGYGFLAENAGFARACADAGLVFIGPPADAISLMGDKIRAKETVKAAGVPVVPGSSGSGLTDTQLADAAREIGMPVLLKPSAGGGGKGMRLVRDAAVLGDEIAAARREARASFGDDTLLVERWIDRPRHIEIQVLADGHGHVVHLGERECSLQRRHQKIIEEAPSVLLDEATRAAMGEAAVQAARSCGYRGAGTVEFIVPGSDPSSYYFMEMNTRLQVEHPVTELITGLDLVEWQLRVAAGEPLAFAQEDVRLTGHAVEARICAEDPARGFLPSGGTVLKLREPQGDGIRTDSGLSEGTEVGSLYDPMLSKVIAYGPDRATALRKLRAALAQTVTLGVQTNAGFLRRLLAHPAVVTGELDTGLVERVVDDLVGTDVPDEVYEAAAAVRLEALQPAGGGWTDPFSVPSGWRLGGTPKPVGFPLRVQDPVEYAPRGSATVAGGRVSVTLDGVRHTFELAALPDGTWLGRDGDAWHVRDHDPVAASLTGAAHSGADSLTAPMPGTVTVVKVAVGDEVAAGQSLLVVEAMKMEHVISAPHAGTVAELDVTPGTTVAMDQVLAVITPVEEDR comes from the coding sequence ATGTTCGACACGGTCCTCGTGGCCAACCGGGGCGAGATCGCCGTCCGCGTGATCCGTACGCTCCGCTCGCTGGGCGTGCGCTCGGTGGCCGTCTTCTCCGACGCGGACGCCGACGCCCGCCATGTCCGGGAGGCCGACACGGCGGTACGGATCGGTCCGGCGCCGGCGGCCGAGAGCTATCTGTCCGTGGAGCGACTGCTGGAGGCGGCGGCCCGCACCGGCGCCCAGGCCGTCCACCCGGGTTACGGCTTCCTCGCGGAGAACGCCGGCTTCGCGCGCGCCTGCGCCGACGCCGGGCTGGTCTTCATCGGACCGCCCGCCGACGCCATCTCGCTGATGGGCGACAAGATCCGGGCCAAGGAGACGGTGAAGGCGGCCGGCGTCCCGGTCGTCCCGGGCTCCAGCGGCAGCGGGCTCACGGACACCCAACTCGCCGACGCCGCCCGCGAGATCGGCATGCCCGTGCTGCTCAAGCCGTCGGCCGGCGGTGGCGGCAAGGGCATGCGGCTGGTGCGGGACGCGGCCGTGCTGGGCGACGAGATCGCCGCCGCCCGCCGTGAGGCCCGCGCCTCCTTCGGTGACGACACGCTCCTCGTCGAGCGGTGGATCGACCGGCCCCGGCACATCGAGATCCAGGTCCTGGCCGACGGCCACGGGCACGTGGTCCACCTCGGGGAGCGCGAGTGCTCCCTCCAGCGCCGGCACCAGAAGATCATCGAGGAGGCGCCCAGTGTGCTGCTCGACGAGGCGACCCGGGCGGCGATGGGCGAGGCGGCCGTGCAGGCGGCCCGCTCCTGCGGGTACCGGGGCGCGGGCACGGTGGAGTTCATCGTGCCGGGCAGCGACCCGTCCTCGTACTACTTCATGGAGATGAACACCCGCCTCCAGGTCGAGCACCCGGTCACCGAGCTCATCACCGGCCTGGACCTGGTGGAGTGGCAGCTGCGGGTGGCGGCGGGCGAGCCGCTGGCCTTCGCGCAGGAGGACGTACGCCTCACCGGGCACGCGGTAGAGGCCCGCATCTGTGCCGAGGACCCCGCGCGCGGGTTCCTCCCCTCGGGCGGCACGGTCCTCAAGCTGCGCGAGCCCCAGGGCGACGGCATCCGCACCGACTCCGGACTCAGCGAGGGCACCGAGGTCGGCAGCCTGTACGACCCGATGCTGTCCAAGGTGATCGCGTACGGCCCCGACCGCGCCACGGCGCTGCGCAAGCTCCGGGCGGCTCTCGCTCAGACGGTCACGCTGGGCGTGCAGACGAACGCCGGGTTCCTGCGGCGGCTGCTCGCGCATCCGGCGGTCGTGACGGGCGAGTTGGACACCGGGCTGGTCGAGCGCGTGGTGGACGATCTGGTCGGCACGGACGTACCCGACGAGGTCTACGAGGCGGCGGCGGCCGTACGGCTGGAGGCGCTGCAGCCGGCGGGCGGCGGCTGGACGGATCCGTTCTCGGTGCCGAGCGGCTGGCGGCTCGGCGGGACCCCGAAGCCCGTCGGATTCCCGCTGCGGGTGCAGGACCCGGTGGAGTACGCCCCGCGCGGCTCCGCCACCGTCGCGGGCGGTCGGGTGTCGGTGACCCTGGACGGCGTCCGGCACACCTTCGAGCTCGCCGCCCTGCCGGACGGCACCTGGCTGGGCCGGGACGGCGACGCCTGGCACGTGCGCGACCACGACCCGGTCGCCGCGTCCCTGACCGGAGCCGCGCACTCCGGCGCCGACTCCCTCACCGCGCCGATGCCGGGGACGGTCACCGTCGTGAAGGTGGCCGTGGGGGACGAAGTGGCCGCCGGGCAGAGCCTGCTGGTCGTCGAGGCGATGAAGATGGAGCACGTCATCTCCGCCCCGCACGCCGGCACGGTCGCCGAACTGGACGTCACACCCGGCACGACGGTCGCCATGGACCAGGTCCTGGCGGTCATCACCCCGGTGGAGGAGGACCGATGA
- a CDS encoding carboxyl transferase domain-containing protein, whose amino-acid sequence MHEAPELASAADPASQAWQANEEAHRALVEELRGKLAAARLGGGEKARDRHTARGKLLPRDRVDTLLDPGSPFLELAALAADGMYDGQAPAAGVIAGIGRVSGRECVIVANDATVKGGTYYPMTVKKHLRAQEVALENRLPCLYLVDSGGAFLPMQDEVFPDREHFGRIFYNQARMSGAGIPQIAAVLGSCTAGGAYVPAMSDEAVIVRNQGTIFLGGPPLVKAATGEVVTAEELGGGEVHSRVSGVTDHLAEDDPHALRIVRNIVATLPARGSLPWEVTPATEPKVDPYGLYGAVPVDSRTPYDVREIIARVADGSRFSEFKSEFGQTLVTGFARIHGHPVGIVANNGILFSESAQKGAHFIELCDQRGIPLVFLQNISGFMVGKDYEAGGIAKHGAKMVTAVACTRVPKLTVVVGGSYGAGNYSMCGRAYSPRFLWMWPGAKISVMGGEQAASVLATVKRDQLEARGEDWAATDEDAFKAPIREQYERQGNAYYATARLWDDGVIDPLETRQVLGLALTACANAPLGDPQFGVFRM is encoded by the coding sequence ATGCACGAGGCACCGGAGCTTGCGAGCGCGGCAGATCCCGCGTCTCAGGCCTGGCAAGCCAACGAGGAGGCCCACCGGGCGCTCGTGGAGGAGCTGCGCGGCAAGCTCGCCGCCGCCCGGCTGGGAGGCGGCGAGAAGGCGCGCGACCGGCACACCGCGCGCGGAAAGCTGCTGCCGCGCGACCGCGTGGACACCCTCCTCGACCCCGGCTCACCCTTCCTGGAGCTCGCTGCGCTCGCCGCCGACGGCATGTACGACGGGCAGGCCCCGGCCGCCGGCGTCATCGCCGGGATCGGGAGGGTCAGCGGGCGCGAGTGCGTGATCGTGGCCAACGACGCCACGGTCAAGGGCGGGACGTACTACCCGATGACCGTGAAGAAGCACCTGCGCGCGCAGGAGGTGGCCCTGGAGAACCGCCTGCCGTGTCTCTACCTCGTCGACTCCGGCGGCGCCTTCCTGCCCATGCAGGACGAGGTCTTCCCGGACCGGGAGCACTTCGGGCGGATCTTCTACAACCAGGCCCGCATGTCGGGCGCCGGCATCCCGCAGATCGCCGCCGTGCTGGGCTCGTGCACCGCGGGCGGCGCCTATGTGCCCGCCATGAGCGACGAGGCCGTCATCGTCCGCAACCAGGGCACGATCTTCCTCGGCGGCCCCCCGCTGGTGAAGGCCGCCACCGGTGAGGTCGTCACGGCGGAGGAGCTGGGCGGCGGTGAGGTCCACTCCCGGGTGTCCGGCGTGACCGACCACCTCGCCGAGGACGACCCCCACGCGCTGCGGATCGTGCGGAACATCGTCGCGACGCTCCCCGCGCGCGGCAGCCTCCCCTGGGAGGTCACTCCCGCCACGGAACCGAAGGTCGACCCGTACGGACTCTACGGCGCGGTACCCGTCGACTCCCGCACTCCCTACGACGTACGCGAGATCATCGCGCGCGTGGCCGACGGCTCCCGTTTCTCGGAGTTCAAGTCCGAGTTCGGCCAGACCCTCGTCACCGGCTTCGCCCGTATCCACGGCCACCCGGTCGGCATCGTCGCCAACAACGGCATCCTGTTCTCCGAGTCCGCCCAGAAGGGCGCCCACTTCATCGAGCTGTGCGACCAGCGCGGCATCCCGCTGGTCTTCCTGCAGAACATCTCCGGCTTCATGGTCGGCAAGGACTACGAGGCGGGCGGCATCGCCAAGCACGGCGCCAAGATGGTCACGGCGGTGGCCTGCACGCGCGTGCCGAAGCTGACGGTGGTGGTCGGCGGGTCGTACGGCGCCGGGAACTACTCGATGTGCGGCCGCGCCTACTCCCCCCGCTTCCTGTGGATGTGGCCGGGCGCCAAGATCTCCGTCATGGGCGGCGAACAGGCCGCCTCCGTCCTCGCGACCGTCAAGCGGGACCAGCTGGAGGCGCGGGGCGAGGACTGGGCGGCCACGGACGAGGACGCGTTCAAGGCCCCGATCCGGGAGCAGTACGAGCGCCAGGGCAACGCCTACTACGCGACGGCCCGCCTCTGGGACGACGGCGTGATCGACCCGCTGGAGACCCGTCAGGTGCTGGGCCTCGCCCTGACCGCCTGTGCCAACGCGCCCCTGGGTGACCCCCAGTTCGGCGTCTTCCGGATGTGA
- a CDS encoding SACE_7040 family transcriptional regulator, whose amino-acid sequence MATRTDAPTRREQILKEAARLFAERGFHGVGVDEIGAAVGISGPGLYRHFAGKDAMLAELLVGISGQLLTGAKRRLAEADGVPPEAVLDSLIEGHIDFALDDRPLITLHDRELDRLRDSDRKLVRQLQRQYVELWVEVVRKVYPDLTEPTARSAVHSVFGLLNSTPHLGRSGSLPGRGVTAVLLHRMARGAFGAAGME is encoded by the coding sequence ATGGCCACCAGAACCGACGCCCCGACCCGCCGCGAACAGATCCTCAAGGAGGCCGCGCGGCTCTTCGCCGAGCGTGGATTCCACGGCGTCGGTGTCGACGAGATAGGCGCCGCCGTGGGCATCAGCGGCCCCGGTCTCTACCGGCACTTCGCCGGCAAGGACGCGATGCTCGCCGAGCTGCTGGTCGGCATCAGCGGCCAGCTGCTGACCGGCGCGAAGCGGCGCCTCGCGGAGGCCGACGGCGTGCCGCCGGAGGCGGTGCTCGACTCGCTCATCGAGGGCCACATCGACTTCGCCCTCGACGACCGGCCCCTCATCACCCTGCACGACCGCGAGCTGGACCGCCTGCGCGACAGCGACCGCAAGCTCGTACGGCAGCTCCAGCGGCAGTACGTCGAGCTGTGGGTGGAGGTGGTGCGCAAGGTGTACCCGGACCTCACGGAGCCGACGGCCCGGTCGGCCGTGCACTCGGTGTTCGGGCTGCTGAACTCGACGCCGCACCTGGGGCGCTCGGGGTCGCTGCCGGGGCGGGGAGTCACGGCGGTGCTGCTGCACCGGATGGCGCGGGGGGCGTTCGGGGCGGCCGGGATGGAGTGA
- a CDS encoding response regulator transcription factor yields MRVMIAEDSALLREGLVRLLAEEGHVVAAAVGDAEALLVAVAAEPPDIVVVDVRMPPTHTDEGLRAALRIRERHPGTAVLVLSQYVERRYATELLGGSSEGVGYLLKDRVMQVEEFLAALERVGAGGTAFDPEVVRRLLARGARTDPLHGLTPRERDVLALMAQGCTNAAIAQQLYVSQSAVEKHTNAIFDKFGLTGTTGYSRRVLAVLRHLSAPAEG; encoded by the coding sequence ATGCGCGTCATGATCGCCGAGGACTCGGCACTGCTGAGAGAGGGCCTCGTGCGGCTGCTCGCCGAGGAGGGGCATGTCGTGGCGGCGGCCGTGGGGGACGCGGAGGCGTTGCTGGTGGCGGTGGCGGCCGAGCCGCCCGACATCGTCGTGGTGGATGTCCGGATGCCGCCCACGCACACCGACGAGGGGCTGCGCGCCGCGCTGCGGATCCGTGAGCGGCATCCCGGTACGGCCGTGCTGGTGCTGTCGCAGTACGTCGAGCGCCGCTACGCCACCGAGCTGCTCGGCGGCAGCAGCGAGGGCGTCGGGTACCTGCTCAAGGACCGGGTCATGCAGGTGGAGGAGTTTCTCGCCGCCCTGGAGCGCGTGGGCGCCGGCGGCACCGCCTTCGACCCCGAGGTGGTCCGGCGGCTCCTCGCCCGCGGCGCCCGCACCGACCCGCTGCACGGGCTCACGCCCCGGGAGCGCGACGTCCTGGCGCTGATGGCGCAGGGCTGCACCAACGCGGCCATCGCGCAGCAGCTCTACGTCTCACAGAGCGCGGTCGAGAAGCACACCAACGCGATCTTCGACAAGTTCGGCCTGACCGGCACGACCGGATACAGCCGCCGCGTCCTCGCCGTACTGCGTCACCTGAGCGCCCCGGCCGAGGGATAG